The Gemmatimonadaceae bacterium sequence ACTTTCGCCTGGTCGCCGCGACGAATCAGCCGATTGCCGGGCTGGTGACGGCGGGGCTGTTTCGAGACGATCTCGCACATCGCCTAACGGGGCTGACCCTGAGGGTGCCGCCACTCAAGGAGCGGCTGGATGACGTGTCGATGCTCGCGACTCACTTCGCTGAGCAGTTCGCGTCGCAGGGTGGTCGCTTTGCGCGCCTCGCGGACAGTGCTGTCGCGGCGCTCGAGGAGTACGAGTGGCCGGGGAACGTGCGTGAGTTACGCGCCGTCATCGAAGTGGCGATCACGATGAGCGAATCGGCCCTCGTGACGCGTCAGGACATCTCGGCGCTGCTCGCCGATCGCCGGCGCGCGACTGCGGTCGATGAAGAGAGCGAGGGGCAGCGGCGTCGGCTGATGGAGTTGCTGGTGCGGCACGAGTGGGATACGAGCGCGGTTGCGCTTGAACTCGGCGTGGATCGGGGGACGGTATATCGATGGCTGAGGAGCTTGGGCATTCCGACGTTGCGAAGGAGGGCGCGAGGCTCAGGCACCACGAGCGTGGCTTTCGGCTGATCTCGACGCACTCGTTCATTCCGGGTGACATCTCTTTGTCGAAGGCAAGGCGCGTATCCGCATTAACGCAATGGGACCGA is a genomic window containing:
- a CDS encoding sigma-54-dependent Fis family transcriptional regulator, which gives rise to MTLPLTPSPLVGRSPAIEKLRWQIAKAAASPLPILIEGQTGVGKELVAEAIHRESRRPGSLVALNVSAIADTLFEDTFFGHVKGAFTGALRDHDGVLAEAHNGTLFLDEISTLAPTTQAKLLRVVETRRFRPLGARHDRTSNFRLVAATNQPIAGLVTAGLFRDDLAHRLTGLTLRVPPLKERLDDVSMLATHFAEQFASQGGRFARLADSAVAALEEYEWPGNVRELRAVIEVAITMSESALVTRQDISALLADRRRATAVDEESEGQRRRLMELLVRHEWDTSAVALELGVDRGTVYRWLRSLGIPTLRRRARGSGTTSVAFG